Proteins encoded within one genomic window of Perognathus longimembris pacificus isolate PPM17 chromosome 28, ASM2315922v1, whole genome shotgun sequence:
- the Cylc1 gene encoding cylicin-1, translated as MRQSEWALPMGGSALLCGCAYQSSRFLWGALPTFSETSEKSWNQEHFVLTFPKPPVPDRKERSSPSEPQIMVLKQNQNKIEKDRMSIDMWMRHSLRELLQTPSISVPVMTQTPSIHPYACETFPIREEIKKPEDSGKITTLKEKLKNKTGPCATSPESKKIVKGVISKTINEADKFPSKSLHKSELFKKSKTKSETNPESKYCNATSKKALKEVKKEPTLSEGTDTESIHINKNPKTDFMNIVNEDYYNKSRSCSINRKIVKGLKVSDITYLDSYNQTINCSQNNSKRPSKKAAKKTSDAESGDLKDTKKSKKDAKKGDKKKESKRDEESSDIESGDTEVAKKDPKKGKKDLKKGVKKKNSKKDVESSEADSGDTEVSKKDLKKGKRGSKKDDKFKDSKKSTGSVGAEYENSKDLKKDPKKGKKGLKKEEKKDIGTTDSESEKDLRKGKKDIKKERKTNLQKPPQISESTDADSESESDSKQAKKDPKKGKKDSKKEGDKKKDTKKNVVSTETESDVEPKKGKKDLKNEGKGAKTFKKNAESTDVELSDSLLSKVKKFDDSDITSIDSKREIPETKKGFRLLAKKTTFREMGEITSTNRIPSSRERAPLPPCELYLQSPKIRRICQCNLPPTPPRPRYAPLPEAKWIHKLL; from the exons TTAGCGAAACTAGTGAAAAATCATGGAATCAAGAGCATTTTGTTTTGACATTTCCCAAACCACCTGTGCCAGATAGAAAAGAGAGATCAAGCCCTTCAGAACCACAAATCATGGTTCTT aagcaaaaccaaaacaaaattgagaaagATCGAATGTCAATTGATATGTGGATGAGGCATTCTTTAAGAGAACTTCTCCAAACACCATCAATTTCTGTACCTGTCATGACACAAACTCCATCCATACACCCTTATGCTTGTGAAACCTTTCCTATaagagaagagattaaaaaaccTGAAGATAGTGGGAAAATAACAACTTTGAAAGAAAAGTTAAAGAACAAAACAGGTCCATGTGCAACAAGTCCAGAATCCAAAAAGATAGTGAAAGGTGTTATATCTAAAACAATTAATGAAGCTGATAAATTTCCATCAAAATCATTACACAAAAGTGAACTATTTAAAAAGTCGAAGACCAAATCAGAAACAAATCCAGAATCCAAATACTGTAATGCAACTTCaaaaaaagcattaaaagaaGTTAAGAAAGAGCCAACACTTTCTGAAGGGACAGATACTGAAtccatacatataaataaaaatccaaagaCAGACTTCATGAACATCGTAAATGAAGATTATTACAACAAATCAAGGTCTTGCTCAATAAATAGGAAGATAGTGAAGGGTTTAAAGGTGTCTGATATTACATATCTTGATTCTTACAATCAGACAATAAATTGCTCACAGAACAATTCAAAGAGGCCTTCAAAGAAGGCTGCAAAGAAGACCTCTGATGCTGAATCCGGAgacttgaaagacacaaagaagagTAAGAAAGATGCAAAGAAAGGTGACAAGAAAAAGGAGTCAAAGAGGGATGAAGAGTCTAGTGATATTGAATCTGGAGACACAGAAGTTGCAAAGAAAGATCCAAAGAAGGGTAAGAAAGATTTAAAGAAAGGTGTcaagaaaaagaattcaaagaaGGATGTAGAATCTAGTGAGGCTGACTCAGGAGACACAGAAGTTTCAAAGAAAGATTTAAAGAAGGGCAAGAGAGGTTCAAAAAAAGATGACAAGTTCAAAGATTCAAAGAAAAGTACAGGGTCTGTTGGAGCTGAATATGAAAACTCAAAAGATTTAAAGAAAGATccaaagaaaggcaagaaaggtttgaagaaagaggaaaagaaagatataGGCACTACGGATTCTGAATCTGAAAAGGACTTGAGGAAGGGTAAGAAAGatatcaagaaggaaaggaaaacaaatttacagaagcctcctcagatctcagagtctaCTGATGCTGATTCTGAGTCTGAAAGTGACTCAAAACAGGCTAAGAAAGATccaaagaaggggaagaaagattCAAAAAAGGaaggtgacaaaaagaaagatacGAAAAAGAATGTAGTGTCTACTGAAACTGAGTCTGATGTGGAGCCAAAGAAGGGTAAGAAAGATTTAAAGAATGAGGGTAAAGGTGCAAAAACTTTCAAGAAAAATGCAGAATCTACTGATGTTGAACTCTCAGATTCACTGTTGTCTAAGGTTAAGAAATTTGATGATTCTGATATCACATCCATAGATTCAAAGAGGGAAAtaccagaaacaaagaaaggattcAGACTGCTAGCCAAAAAGACTACTTTCAGAGAAATGGGGGAAATAACATCTACAAATAGAATTCCTTCATCAAGAGAaagagcaccacttccaccttgtGAGCTTTATCTACAGTCACCTAAGATCAGACGTATCTGCCAGTGCAACTTGCCTCCTACACCTCCTAGGCCAAGATATGCTCCTTTG CCTGAAGCAAAATGGATCCACAAGCTGCTTTAG